cgttgactcagatgctttttgagactttgagctaaatgtcccagcccggtgtttaggatgcatcatcaggttatctttcaggtagcctatattttccattagaaaaccatcacgtagcgaacgtgtgTGGGTAACTAACTTAgatcctgttagtagcctaggttatggttataagcaaatgagatgacagtcgaaagatgcaattagtgctgttatcaatgttcttggtagcctataaccgcatttatggttttctacacatacatcaataatcaaattggcctctatcactcaaccaatgctaacggtaacattatttgacctactctaggctattgatataacttaagattaacgtagcctacctgcagtaaaaaccaagcatgtccgataaacattcgcagatttatttcggcttcaagaagaaatgggaattacatgtcatgcagaaatcatcctacccttattagacgttctcagcggtaaactacagtcttgtccttgtaggaagcgtagtgtctttccaacccactttagattaacttccaacaaaattacgtttcactgcaacgatgcgccatctggtggacaaacgactatgtgacgccaatactggaaatgcagccaaattattattatgatgaatatttggttttcctttaatcctactgaatttgtaattatgtatcggccattgtaattgccgataccagagaatgtctaataaggggagaactgccactctcggaaaacttccggtttctgaactggttgcagttccttctgtggttccacatgagggcgctcgtccacgagtgcagaatgcatggaggtctatggagctgtacccctcaaaatccacttttcttgggatatatattttttccaagtaatttgagtattgcattcgaaaggggaggcaaagaaaatacacttggttgagtattatattttttaaagtcacttaattgttctaaaaagcctttcaaatgtgtcaatgacgtcattcattagcacaatgctagcgtgttatgtgcaacaacgacccaacctgtaagaaatcaaaaggacataagtactcgttcattcaacttttgacctataacctatgttgaagttatacaaactacaatcaaatctgagatttgtcaacgacaatcaggtgaaagagaccaatttagctgtctagctccattgactcccattcattctgcactcatggcgatcgcccccagtggaactctggtggaactgcatccaaaattcggtacaatgggacttaatacggagtggcaaggctctccgtagacgggctctgccgatactgatggtatgtgcgtacctgtgtgtgtgtgtgtgtgcgtgtgtatatgtgtgcaccaccccACCATTTacaggttaaaggagaattccggtgtgatattgacctaaagtgtattgaaacatgataccgagtgtgaacgtatgtctcatagcccatctcgacttgtcccctgcactccaaaatctggcgctagttagccgatgctaccaacaactttttcagtagtggtgcttcggcatcgggctagccatgcaaataaatcactgttttacacccatttacgaggctcaatgtatctccacacttcattggtagacttcctagggccctgacatttaaaacgagacattgagaactttgaaaaagcactggtagtttacttacaagacgatttatacagacagtatcttcacgaagtttagcgtttgcagccatcttgaatttagtcacgataagtcgagcaacgagtaagaatgaacaggtatgataagggatcagattccaaaaataattcagtggaaatgcatggattccagtttcttccagtagcagcaactggaatccatgcatttccactgaattatttttggaatctgatcccttatcatagctgatcattcttactcgttgctcgacttatcgtgactaaattcaagatggctgcaaacgctaaacttcgtgaagatactgtctgtataaatcgtcttctaagtaaactaccagtgctttttcaaagttctcaatgtctcgttttaaatgtcagggccctaggaagtctaccaatgaagtgtggagatacattgagcctcgtaaatgggtgtaaaacagtgatttatttgcatggctagcccgatgccgaagcaccactactgaaaaagttgttggtagcatcggctaactagcgccagattttggagtgcaggggacaagtcgagatgggctatgagacatacgttcacactcggtatcatgtttcgatacactttaggtcaatatcacaccggaattctcctttaatgagtgtacagtcactaaatgtacacataacttaccTTATACATAGCTTAAACTTAAACACataacttaaacacacataacataacattttttagaccccccccccccatggatgaaattctacgaaacttggcatacccccagagaatgtcaggttaatcatacacataaaatttggtgcagttctgaacatcttaactgaagagaggggcgattaaagcagaatgatattgcattttcattttttaccggggggggggtgcaaatcacaaatgagtgggcccttgagaccaacataccataaaagattcttcatcctcggtgccacggttcaggtagttatttaggaaaaactgctttttttgtggttcggggggcccagcgcggggggggggagtggcccccggggacgaaacaaaatttttccgtaaaaatctagtggggctacatacccaccaaatttcatgtgccccagtggttcagtgtcccgggtatcgttgaccaaaaattcaggaagtagatgacggaaaaaaaaaaaagaaaaaaaactttgacaatccctatctgaccgcttcgctagcttcgctagcggcggtcgtaataaataaatgaataaataaaaatataacattatgctgataccttctgcttttcccaaatacaatgtagcatacaggtgtaagtgacctttcatcaatccagttgcaatggatgaactgtgatgaactgccctacttgtgattgtttagagattttaaaagttttataacaatgctacaacttttttggctattctacaatctattcacttttgcagcgccagtaggctactttctgtgcagccgcacacacacacacaggcatgccaaacaagcatacacaaaagtttcaagagtgggggatggagtaaaagatggacacaaattgattagtgtgatttattttagcggaacggatgtacaggactgagcggcggtcatattttgtaccgctatgcggtacatctagtttatctagtttaattatattattaaattatattttaaatacatgtatcataaatactgcccatccctgactGTATGAGTAGAGTTGCCAAGGCCAGTGGCAATAAGgattctctccctgtctgtcaaCTCGATGTATCTCTCTACCTGCCTtgtcttttccttttctgtctctgtccatgtgttgacatgcacacacacacacacacacacacacacacaaacacacaatcctgtcattttccactttttttgtctCACATAGCCCTTTCTTGCAGTTTCTTGTGTGTTATCTAGACCTGTTCATGTAATCCATGTAATTTGCTTTTCCATCCAAAATATTGCAACGTCAACATGAAGTGCACGCTTTTTCGATGAAAGGAAAGAGTGGATTTACCATATAGCTGTTATTCACTGTGATTTCAAATGCCAAGTCACTCTTTTTGAAGTTGTTGTGGGTTAATACCAAGTCATTATTTAGATTGTGAGTCCGTCCACTTTAAAGTACTTATGTCCTCTCCATCTGTTTAGCTACGGATTGTAATCCATTCTAATGGAAGAGCAGTGTCCTGTGCTAGGCAATTTACTTAGTGTTAGTGTGCGCTAGaatgttatgtaagggataatggacgacacggtggtctgttcacagaagttaatgcacagtcgaggttgtaaaacggccccgacgcgaagcggagggccgtttaaacctcgtactgcattaacttctgtgaacagaccaccgtggagtccattatcccgcttattccactgttgccacttacgtagtgttcatttcctgttacaatttaaacgttttaatcgctaacactgtcttgtttgtagaactaatttcttccgacacatatcaactaatttctcaactcacaggacaaactgccgttactagttctaaatggatggttgctacggccaaaggccagtcgttagttctatctctcccgttgtcaagcgggcgtatcccaagattctgatgaactttagctttgaaacatcgctattttacttagcctgctgttatccatctagctaaaagccacctccgtcatatgctacaatgttacaatgttctgaacgtctgcattttatagctcggatgcaacgtgccAGTTCACAATgagtttggcgaattaatatacaagtgtgatacggccaaaaaaatggatctacttcataggtgtgcagataacatacggttaatggtcgttctaaattacgtaggacaatgggaaattcaaccaagcagtggaataagagCAAATAtccacaaacaacaaaaaaactgttGCCTTATTACAGTGAAGTTTATGGTTTGGGCAGACCAGTTGTCTAGTCTGATGATTCATTTTTCTACCGCACAGTGTCCTTGTCCTTGTTCATTATTTAAACTGTAAGTTAGTATTTTGCCATTTCCTAACTGGCTTGATACACTCCATTACCATAATATACAATAGTGAAAACTGAGAATCAGATGATGAGTGAATCTGTGTTGGTGGGTCACATGAGGCTGAGGAGATAAAGCAATGTTACACTAGGCATGTTTGATACTAATGCACCATAACTGGGAATTTACCCTAGACTTTTTTTTAGTTGCCCATCTGACATCCGTGTATTGTTTAACAATGTAATTCCATTGGAATACCGGTAAGTGTACCAATTGACACCAGCAGCATTTTACATGCATATTACAGCCGTTAGAAGCAGAGGAAAGCATGTTTTTACGCTTCACTTCTATTTTAAGTGCATATGTGAACTgtacacatagacaaacacatggATAAACACAATGTTACATCATtaaaggtgatgatacatgggacAACTtgttgagcaatgttgctgggcaaccacataaccagtatTCTAATTTGGATGATCATGACGATTTGcctgatgattaaagttcttcAGAAAAGAAATTGCTGCTCAATATCAATGGGAACATGCCAGAACCACAATAATAGGAACATTGCCCAGGGGAGTGGGGGGAGTGTAAATTGGTTTATTTACGTTTCACTCTTGCTTGTTTCTTGTTTGCAGAGTAAATTTCCAGTAAGGTTTAACACATGGTGGATGGGACTTCTGTAACAGAGTTggaggcagagaaagaaaggTTTCAGATGTCCTTCTGTCAAGAACAGGGTGTAGGCCTAGATTTTTACACAATTTGTTTCCCCAGAAGTTCATGATGAGCAACAAGATTTCTATTATTATTAACTATTATTTCATTCATTAAACCATCATCATGGATCATGTATTAGCATTACTTAagcattttgttttattgtaaaTTGGGTCAACCTTTACATGGATAGTCCCCTTTAGACTACAGTCAAATTAATAACAAATTATCAGATGACACTTTGTTAACTGAAATGTATGGTCAATGTTAGGTTTAGGGGTTGAGTTTGGTTCAGGTGATGTTTAGTAGTTGATTGTAGTAGTCTCTGTAGGTGTAGGTGGATCCCAATTGTGGTTTATACTTGTTATCcggcaaaaaagaaaagaaaaagggcACTGACGTTAAAGGTTTTGCTGTTAAGCATTATGTAAAATAAGGACACTGACACTATCACTGATTTCTGCAGACCAGATAATATAAAATTACAGTCATTTTGCAGTGAATGCAAcgatttctgaaaatgcaaacaacaaaacaagccCCTTCCAACAATCCCATAGTCATCCATGACCTCTTTTTTTGGTTTATTCTAGGTACTTTTTAGACTGTGAGTTCAACGCCTGTTGGTCCCTCTTGGTGAGGCCCTTCAGAGGCTTCTTGTaacctttttgtctttttctcctCCATCATCATCAGTGTGCTGCATCTGTCATACTCACACAGCTAGCTATGGGCTATATTCCCTTTCCTGAGCATGCCTCTTAACCTGGATACACAGGATGATTTCCTGTATGGTTATGGAGGCCTCCTGCTCATGTGAAGGCCAGTGTATAGCCCTTGACAACAAACATGAGAAGAGTAATGTCTAGGGCAATCCCTGCATCCCTGtccactgaataaaaaaaaaacatacctcGAAACAGTCATTGGTCGTACGTAGGCATATGCAACACTCACCAAACTGTCTGATTAAACTGTTATTTATTATACAAATTGGCAATATAATGTAGAAAACTACAATATAGCAATATATGAACAAAATTCATATGTTTTTCAATGGAACATCAGACTTGTTTTATGTTGGACAGGACTAGCTGACCACCTCTATTCCTGTCTCATCCTTTTGTCCTACACAGATCTGAAGCTTTTCATAATTATCTCTACATTCAGACCTCAATAACAGCGATATTCTTAAACAGAGTGGGTGACTGAAAATCCCCTCCAACAGTTCTCATCAAATTCATAATAAGCCGTTTTTAAGGCATATAATTTGTTCATGTCCCATGCCATCCACATTCAGTTTAATTCGACCTCCTATTGAGCAACAGCTCCATTTTGTGAGCGTGTGATATCAAGTGTTTGAAAATGATATTTCAAAGGGCTTTTCATGGACCCAGTGGTCATGTACTTGTTAGTGCCCTGATAAGCCACTTTGCCTTCCCACAAGCTCAACTAATTAAGAACTCTATTaggtccctctccctctttgccTGATGGCAAAAGCTAATGTTTCGTCATTTGTGTTTTCTGGACATTTTTGCTTCTTCCCTTTACTTTTCACTTCCTTTTTACTTGCTAAGATACATGCACCCAGTGCTATACAGCTAATATACATTATACAGGCCAGAAATTATGGATGGTACATTTTATGGTGAGACTTAATGCGGTACACTGTGTGGAGATGATATAAAAATGGCTTTTATGTTTGTGAATTAGTATACAATGGCCAGTGGCAAAACTACAGCTGTACACCATCAAAATCCCTCGGTAGGACTCATTATGCATTGTCTTCAAGGTTAAAGTCAAAGGTTCTTAGAGTATTACCTGCAATACAGCCCTACTACTCCACCTGTCAAGAGAACAATGGCTATCTTACATCCTAATCCAAGTCAGCGCAAGGggtgaaaggaaaaaaaaatcccaaacaaaataaaacaatggAAAACAGGCCAAGCCAGACAGAAGGGCTACTTTTGCTAGTCCCAGAGGGAGTAGCAAGATAAGCcccctctctgcttctcttccCCTCAAACTTCACTGCTCTCCAAAGGCAATGCAAACGAGTAAGCCCGAAATGAACCTTCGTCGAGTCGTCAGGGCTGAAGACTTGCCTGCCTTCAAATTAGGactgttaactcattgaatgccaagctattttcggaagctttgtcctagagtgccagcaatctagaccattgttgatgatttttgtacagcaacagcatattctgtgttatagctatgaacacatacaatggctcgtttgaaaggtgagactttaagctctcagtgggtgcaaaccgtgtatttctacacgcctctgttcctgagaaatcccaagctaaatagtggctagttttcatcaaaatccctgttttttttttctagaaatggagatattgcgTCTTTTATGAGTAACTATCACCGGCATATTCGGCACTCTGGCAAGGGCGTGCCCTCTTGCAAGCAAGATGTAACTCCCTCCTCAGCACGGCCCTTGTAATGTTTTTGACCTGTCGTGGTCAGAGTCATCTTGTCTTAGTAGAAAGGTGGACTCATCCAGCATTGTCTGGTGAAAACGCACCTGCTGCAATATCTTTTTCTTCGACTTTTTCATTTCTCCCTTCAgcacctgagaagtgttgccagcaaagtttctgggaagagatctaacgagacctgccacctagtgataaacccacgaaaataaattacccgattttgacctggcgtgcatGTCACTGATAGGCTGATTAAGTCACTGACCTGGCGTGCATGTCACTGATTAAGATCaaacgtccagataaaatgtccagatcttgcgttttcatgagttttcgatcgtcatatatttcatttccattcatcacagagttcccaaaatcacatataaggtgtgttagagtgtctagttttgtAATTTAAAAAATGAGTTAAGCAGAATTGTTAAATTGGAATTCAAATTCTATTAGCGGTCATGCCCAACAGCAAATAACTCAGAATGTGGTCCAGTGCAATAAGACCATTACAACAGAAAGCACTGCAGATCCATTAAATCAAGATAAACTCAGGATATGTTTCAGTTGGTCTATGTCTACTACCACTAATGAAGTTGTCTCATTTAGCAGCTGattaaaaacaaagaaagagTGAGTCAGTTTGTAGTTAGTGTCTTTACAATTTATTATCACAACTGTTGAGGGTAAGTAAGTCTCTTGGAGAGAGTTGCTGTTTAACATTGAATAAACCATAGGGCAGCTGactttaaactagatgtacacAGAGGTAAATTATATGACCACCGCTTAAAGGCATATGCAAGGAGCTATGCAAGACATTTATTGTATAAATCATAATATGTTGCCAGAGATTAAGGAAACATGCCATTTTGAAATACTGGCTTCACTGACAACAATGGaacagaaaatatatttaaacttaTGAGGGGATCAAGCAACTCCACCACTCCTCCATTGACCAACATCACAAACCTGTCCAGATTCTTTGCAGCAAGTTTTAATATATTAGGATGCAAAAGCTCTATGAATTATTAAACAAAGAAATAACAAATTATAAGCACAAAATCCCTACATCTCAAGACCAGCTACCCTGCCAAAGGAGCTACAAAAAACCCTCTAAAAAGGACATAAGAACAGGACAGACACCAGGATCCCAACCAACAGACCATAATTTTTATTGAAACAATTCCAGCAGTTGTAAAAACCTAAAAATTCAAAAATGTATTAAGATGTTAAACAGATGTTATGACCACCTTTCGTTTAGACCCCATGGTTGAAGAGTGTTAAGTTTCAGAATCTAATGTCTTTCACTTTGTCTGTCTCTAAGACTCCACCCCCGGTCCGATTGAAGCCCAATGATCAATGATGAAGCTGCTCCACTAGATGTGTCTGAAAATGATTATACAAAAGCTTGTCCTTCTGTCGCCTAATGCAATAAAGGTGTTGTTGTTTACATCTGACCCGTGTAGAATGTTTAGTCTCTCCAATGTACACTCGGGTGGCCAGTTCCCTTGTTCCCACCCCCCGCCCATCAACAACAAAGACCTCAGTGTCTAATTCTAAGctatgtgtttgtacagtatatTCTTAGTGATGGAAATAGTAGGGTGATGTGTATTCAGCAGATGTGCAAACTCCTCAAAAGCCTCCACGCTGTGATCCCAGAGCCCAAAAATGTCATCCAAGAATTAAGCGAAAGTACATACGGCAATTTATTACACTTTAATAAGGCATATTCCTCCCAGGCCGCCATATATATGTTAGCGTAAGAAGGAGCGAAGGTTTTACCAATGGCCGTGGCCTGGATTTGTAGGTACCACTGACCATTGAACTCAAAGTCATTGCGAGTTAAACCAAGATGTAACAACTCCAACAACGCAACATCTGGTCGAGCTGGGTCTGGGTACTTGTTAAAAGCCTCTCGAACCACCTTAAGGCCCAGTTCTGTACTGATATTCGTATACAGGGAGTTAATATCAATAGAAAACAGGAGAGTACTGGAAGGAACACTTTGGCCTCTCACTTTAGAAACAAAATCATATGTGTCTTTGATGTAACTCACATGTCGTTGGGAAATGGGATTAAGAAAATGGTCTATGTACTGGGCCAGGTGGTAAGACTCTGAGCCACAGTCACTCACAATGGGTCGGCCAGGTGTAACGTCCCGAAGGGGCCACGACTCTCTCTTCTTGTGCATCTTTGGAAGTAAATAGAAAAGGGTTCATCTGGGCCTAAAAGACAGCTAAACTGGCTTGTATAATCACGGGTGCGGCCCCTGATATTTCCAGGTGGCATGAACGGACCATTATTCTATGAACAACTGGGTCATTCTACAGAAAAGGTGGAATCTGGGTGATAGAAATctgcttaaaatgatttctTTCAACAGACCCAAAACTTGTTTAATATCAGACCATACCAGACTGTTAAGCACATTTGTGTCACTGCAAAGCTTGGCGTTTGGCACATAATTGCTAACCCAAGATTTGCAGTACACCCTTCCTGTTTGATTCACAACCTTGTGACAGAGAAGGCAAGTGTATTTCAGATTTCATACAAAGAGACcattcaaagtgctttacattcatAATAGCAAGTCATTGTATATCACAATAAGTATAAAATGACAATCACTTTAAAATAGTCAAAAATAATTTACAGATCTACTCTAAAGTACTTAAAATAGAACATTTAAGAAAGACATAACATGTTCAATTAGACCTAAGATTTGAATGCAATAGGCATACACTTGTATTAGAAAATGAACATCTTGATATCTGTTCACATTTCCGACCAAATGTGGATGCTTGTTTTCAAAGAATATTTTGAAGATGTCATTGCCCAATCCAAGAAAAAGACTCCACAGGATGGGGTATTTATCCTATTGCTCCAACCAAGTAATTATTATTGTTACTTTAAGCATGTGAAATCTAACATTAACATCATTAACTTATCACTAAAAATCAGCCACAGATAAATCCCGATATAAaatcatcaaaatgaaaaagaCTATAGGTCAGAATCTAGAAGTACAACCATATTGTGTtagtctatttatttttttgtttatagCATAACCCTAAAAGGTATTTGCAAGAGGCAAACAGCATCAGCAGTGCACAGGAAAACAAAGAAACCAAAAACACCACCACATCCACCGAGTGGTAGGAGTACCAGGGCATCTTGTAGGACTCTGTGCGCAGATGAACAGCACCTTTGTGTCTCATGACAAACTCAATCCAGAAGAGGGCTCGGTCCATAGGCTTCATCGGCTGGTCATGGTGGATCCTGGAGAGCCTCTGCATGTTCTCCTTGTAGGATGTCTCATGGAGCACCTCTTGCAAAGCCTGGAGGAAGGTATCTCTGTTAATGGTGTTCAGGATGAGAAGCTTTGCTGATCCTCTCTCCGTCAGTCGCACCATATTGTCATGCTGGtcaaaaaaaataggaatcccAATAACCGGAACGCCATGATACATGGCCTCTTGAAGTCCGTTTGTTCCCCCATGGGCTATAAAGGCTCTGGTGTTAGGATGACCAAGTAGGTCATTTTGGGGTATCCACTTTACTAGGAGGGTGTTGTTACCCAGGGTAGATGGTATTTTCCCAAAATGCCTCCAAATGACTTTCTGAGGCAACTCCGCAAAAGCTGCTGCTATTTCCTCTGTCAAATCACTTGGAAGCTCACCAACCAATGTCCCCAAGGACATGATGATGACTCCATGCTCTCCAGAGctctgcacaaagtcctccaggTCTTGAGGGAGGGGCTTTGCTGGTTTACACTGTAACCCACCCACATGTACTATGTTGGGCATAGTGGGGCGTGGGAACTCAAACAAAAAATTGACTCGCATCAGCCAAATATCAGCTTCTTGCACAAGTTCATGAAATCTGACTTTTGGTTCAAAATACTTATCACAGACTGCCTGGTATTGGGATTGAATTAGGAAGGTCAACTCAAACTGGTAAAAGAGGTAAAAACACATATTTTTCACCCTTTGTAAGAAGGTCATTTTATCAGAAAGGCCTGAATATGTGATAGGTATGTATGATACCGGTGAAGGTGCGATAGCAAGGTGTCCATCGGTGCTGGTAACCCACCGCACATGGTAGACTAAGGGCAATTTAAGGTAGTGAGCCAACAGGATGCCTTCACTGACAGCAGGGTCAGTGAGAACCAGGTCAAACTGACTCTTATTCAAACCCTGTATCAAGGCTCTGTCCTCAAATATGGAGGACGCCATGTGACTGGAGATGCCATGGGTTTTGTATACGGAAGTGGACATTATTGCCTGGAATTGAATGAAATTGAACAACGAActactctccctctttttttcaaaatatttagaaattattGGTCTGACATATTCCTCATTGAAGCCTTTCTCAACAGGCACCGTGATAGAGTTGTAGTAGGGAGAGTTCTTTTTGATATACCAGCTCTTGGAAGATCGTAAAACAGTGATGGAGTGTCCACGGTCATGTAGCACCCTTATCAGAATGTCGATGTTCACCCAGTGGCTTCCCTCCATTGGGACCACCAGTATCTTCCCTCCATGACAAACTGAACAGGAAATGACAAGGAGAGTCAGCAGGTAGAGTGGTGAAAGGAGTGTAATATGAAGCCAAAACGCCATCCTACGGCAAACAAAATTAACACAATAGCAAACAAATTGTAAATAATACAACACAGTGTTTGGATtaattaaccattttgattttcagtaatactaacccactctacatctctctttcttcccccttactgtacctcacttgtgaggtatatcatcaccagtcatcaaccatccgtgtgtttggccctcctctcacccatctcacctgaagtcccatcctcgactgcccaattactgtccccctatctggattcctggcccgtacggcctagcgacccatcacgcgcctatgacaactctgcccagATTCCTGGCCCGTCTGCTGTCCCACCACATGCCCCTTGACAACTCCCTTCACCTGGACAATtccaacgctggactatttgaactttctgtcactaaatcaggattaatgaattatcataccggatacgtaatcatcccacctcttgtaactttcagctcaagtgctttcaacaccatgtcttattctctacacctgactatcatatgcatttgtcatgtatacagaccttccTGTCctgtactgaccctaggcagatgggtcaggcccttgagttgtggatctgctcgagaTTGCCTACATGTTGTAAAGCGCAGGAACTGCGACCTATTACTCAATGGGACTTGATCGCCAGATTGTGTTTGCGTTCCACAACACTAACACTAAGTGCCTGCGAATCATTTTTTCTTGAAAGCAAAACCTCGAGGAAGTCTCGCGCCTACCCGGACTGTGGCCACCCTAGAGTCAAGGGCGACCAACATCATCTGTGCGTCGACTGCCTCGGAAGGGCCCACACTGAAACAGCGTTTCTGGAGCAGGACATCTCGTGCCACTGTAGTAAAAATTATTTTAAGTCAGGGCTCTagagtgcgcccatttcactcgcacatgcgagtaaaaataattttgtgcgagtgcaaaaaatatttaggcgcactggtgcgaatgacttctagcCAAGTCAATGTTGGTCTACATTGTCGAGTACtcaaatacaccgcaacatcgcgaaacattactggtgcgaACCATAAAATCACGTCGCCAATatagcataaaaactacacctctcatcaacgttagcagtttctaGCTAGcagcgttgtgactcgctagttgCTTCTA
This DNA window, taken from Alosa sapidissima isolate fAloSap1 chromosome 11, fAloSap1.pri, whole genome shotgun sequence, encodes the following:
- the LOC121724109 gene encoding UDP-glucuronosyltransferase 2A2-like, which codes for MEGSHWVNIDILIRVLHDRGHSITVLRSSKSWYIKKNSPYYNSITVPVEKGFNEEYVRPIISKYFEKKRESSSLFNFIQFQAIMSTSVYKTHGISSHMASSIFEDRALIQGLNKSQFDLVLTDPAVSEGILLAHYLKLPLVYHVRWVTSTDGHLAIAPSPVSYIPITYSGLSDKMTFLQRVKNMCFYLFYQFELTFLIQSQYQAVCDKYFEPKVRFHELVQEADIWLMRVNFLFEFPRPTMPNIVHVGGLQCKPAKPLPQDLEDFVQSSGEHGVIIMSLGTLVGELPSDLTEEIAAAFAELPQKVIWRHFGKIPSTLGNNTLLVKWIPQNDLLGHPNTRAFIAHGGTNGLQEAMYHGVPVIGIPIFFDQHDNMVRLTERGSAKLLILNTINRDTFLQALQEVLHETSYKENMQRLSRIHHDQPMKPMDRALFWIEFVMRHKGAVHLRTESYKMPWYSYHSVDVVVFLVSLFSCALLMLLRPLHHAAAPLEDWLLKSRLEPRGAICGGGGETTVAY